A section of the Polynucleobacter sp. AP-Sving-400A-A2 genome encodes:
- a CDS encoding MATE family efflux transporter, protein MLHFKLSRLREDIPSLLKLAGPLLIGQLAVIAFGVLDTAMTARYSADDLAALAMASAIFISIYVGLTGVISALAPIAGQLFGAKRFSEIGEEVRQATWLALGLTLLGIAILLNADHLLQISQVTPDIEGKARLYLNILAIGLPASMAMRVLMALHNAVSRPTVITVVQLIGLGLKLPLNLLFIYGGFGIEGMGGPGCAVATVIISWFWLIITLGFVLFDNFYKPFKIFVRFSWPDWHRIWTLLKLGAPIGFSYLIEVTSFTFMSLFIARLGTTALAGHQIVANMGTVIYMVPLSLSIATMTLVSQSIGADKQERAEEIGWSSVFFTTTLCVFIGVMVWIFRVALLDLYDPPEEVKVFSIPLFLFIAFYQLFDALQVTAAFILRAYRIAFWPMLIYAGSLWGVGLGGGYLMGFNVFGNTPEFLQGANGFWAGNSMSLGLAALLLLYLFRKTAARFEKTHPPVEV, encoded by the coding sequence GTGTTGCACTTTAAATTATCGCGTTTGCGCGAGGATATTCCCTCCCTCCTAAAACTCGCAGGTCCACTTCTCATTGGTCAGCTAGCAGTGATTGCCTTTGGTGTTTTGGATACTGCCATGACTGCGCGCTATTCTGCCGATGACTTAGCTGCTTTGGCGATGGCTTCCGCTATCTTTATTAGCATCTATGTTGGCCTGACTGGCGTGATCTCTGCCCTCGCCCCAATTGCCGGACAACTCTTTGGCGCCAAGCGTTTTAGTGAGATTGGTGAAGAAGTACGTCAAGCCACTTGGCTCGCTCTTGGCCTCACCTTATTAGGTATTGCAATCTTGCTCAATGCAGATCACTTGCTGCAAATCTCTCAAGTAACGCCTGATATTGAAGGCAAGGCCAGGCTCTATCTAAATATCCTCGCGATTGGTTTACCTGCCAGCATGGCCATGCGCGTGCTCATGGCGCTTCACAATGCGGTTTCAAGACCAACCGTCATTACCGTAGTGCAACTGATTGGTTTAGGCTTAAAACTACCACTTAATCTCTTATTTATTTACGGGGGCTTTGGCATTGAGGGTATGGGCGGTCCAGGTTGTGCGGTAGCGACCGTCATCATCAGCTGGTTCTGGCTCATTATCACCCTGGGCTTTGTACTCTTTGATAACTTCTATAAGCCGTTCAAAATCTTTGTACGCTTTAGCTGGCCTGACTGGCATCGTATCTGGACTCTCCTGAAATTGGGTGCACCCATTGGCTTTAGCTATTTAATTGAAGTGACCTCATTCACCTTCATGTCGCTGTTCATTGCGCGTCTTGGTACCACCGCCTTAGCTGGTCATCAAATTGTGGCCAATATGGGAACGGTAATTTACATGGTGCCCCTGTCCCTATCGATTGCTACGATGACTTTGGTATCTCAATCTATTGGCGCAGATAAACAAGAGCGTGCAGAAGAAATTGGTTGGTCGTCGGTTTTCTTCACCACCACTTTATGCGTTTTTATTGGGGTGATGGTGTGGATTTTTAGAGTGGCCTTGCTAGATCTTTACGACCCACCGGAAGAGGTGAAGGTATTTTCTATTCCACTCTTTTTGTTTATTGCTTTTTACCAACTCTTTGATGCCCTGCAAGTGACTGCTGCATTTATTCTGCGCGCCTATCGTATTGCCTTCTGGCCGATGCTGATTTATGCAGGCTCACTCTGGGGTGTAGGCTTAGGTGGCGGATACTTGATGGGCTTTAATGTCTTTGGCAATACCCCAGAATTTTTGCAAGGCGCCAATGGCTTTTGGGCTGGCAATAGTATGAGCTTAGGATTGGCTGCACTCTTATTGCTCTACCTCTTCAGAAAAACGGCGGCACGCTTTGAGAAAACGCATCCGCCGGTTGAGGTTTAA
- a CDS encoding glycine zipper family protein: MKRAVLTLAIMSTLASLAACVSAPTGPTIAIMPREGKPFDVFQQEDQQCREFAANAIKDTSNAALKEGATSTAIGAALGAAAGAVIQGGSSQNIGTGAGIGLLGGAAMGAMNSSGKQNQAQAQYNIAYQQCMYSKGNQVPSYPSQGGGSNYRPPSSGFKPIQ, from the coding sequence ATGAAACGTGCCGTACTGACTTTGGCCATCATGAGCACTTTAGCCTCTTTGGCTGCTTGTGTCTCCGCGCCAACTGGCCCAACCATCGCGATCATGCCGCGTGAAGGCAAGCCATTTGATGTGTTCCAGCAAGAAGATCAGCAATGCCGTGAGTTTGCTGCAAATGCAATTAAAGATACTAGCAATGCCGCCTTAAAAGAAGGTGCAACCAGTACAGCGATCGGCGCTGCACTCGGCGCTGCAGCGGGTGCTGTAATTCAGGGGGGCAGTAGTCAGAACATCGGTACTGGTGCTGGTATTGGCTTGCTCGGTGGCGCAGCTATGGGCGCCATGAATTCTTCAGGTAAACAAAATCAGGCTCAGGCGCAATACAACATCGCTTATCAGCAGTGTATGTATTCCAAGGGCAATCAGGTACCGAGTTATCCATCGCAGGGTGGTGGCTCCAACTACAGACCTCCAAGCAGTGGATTTAAACCCATTCAGTAA
- a CDS encoding tripartite tricarboxylate transporter substrate binding protein, protein MLTIPLNMRDGFGCVRVLVFKSASVKYLLVLLFCLGLTGLAKAQTIKTDTAWPKQTIKIVVTFTPGGAPDILARVLAESWQKSLGVTVLVENRPGYGGNIGADLVAKSEPDGYTLLIGTVGIHAINGALYDKLSFHPINDFTPISFLASTPNVLVVNKKLGVNNLHELIELAKAKPNELTFGSSGVGTSLHMSGELFKEMTGVQIRHIPYKGRAQSLPDLLSGRISMLFDNLSSSLPLIKAGEVQALAVTTLKRSPAAPEIPTMAEQGLPGFEATSWFSLMAPANLAPALQKHLNALTRQTLNQSDVKNKLRASGLEPAPGSPQELNKLIQSETNKWGRVIYKSGAKLE, encoded by the coding sequence GTGCTGACGATCCCGTTAAATATGAGGGATGGATTTGGTTGCGTACGCGTTTTGGTTTTTAAGTCGGCTTCCGTGAAGTATCTTCTAGTTCTGCTTTTTTGCTTAGGCCTTACTGGCCTTGCCAAAGCCCAAACAATCAAAACCGATACTGCTTGGCCAAAACAGACCATCAAAATTGTAGTGACCTTTACGCCCGGTGGAGCGCCTGATATTTTGGCACGTGTACTGGCTGAGAGTTGGCAAAAAAGTTTAGGTGTAACCGTGCTGGTAGAAAATCGTCCCGGCTACGGTGGCAATATTGGCGCTGACCTAGTGGCAAAGAGCGAGCCAGATGGCTACACTCTCCTGATCGGCACTGTTGGTATCCATGCAATCAACGGCGCTCTCTACGACAAGTTATCTTTTCATCCGATCAATGATTTCACACCCATTAGTTTTTTGGCGAGCACGCCCAATGTATTGGTGGTGAACAAGAAGCTAGGCGTCAATAATCTTCATGAACTGATTGAGCTCGCCAAGGCCAAACCCAATGAGCTTACTTTTGGCTCCTCTGGTGTCGGCACTTCATTGCACATGTCTGGCGAACTCTTTAAAGAAATGACTGGTGTGCAGATTCGTCACATTCCTTACAAAGGCAGAGCCCAATCCTTGCCCGATCTCCTCAGCGGACGTATTTCTATGCTGTTTGACAACCTATCTTCATCATTACCTTTAATTAAGGCGGGAGAGGTTCAGGCTTTAGCGGTAACGACCTTAAAACGCTCACCAGCAGCCCCAGAGATTCCGACCATGGCAGAGCAAGGTTTGCCAGGATTTGAGGCCACATCGTGGTTTTCTCTCATGGCGCCAGCAAATTTAGCCCCAGCACTGCAAAAGCATTTAAATGCTCTGACTCGCCAAACTCTTAATCAATCCGACGTTAAAAACAAGCTTCGCGCCAGTGGTCTGGAACCAGCGCCCGGAAGCCCTCAAGAGCTCAATAAGCTGATTCAATCCGAGACAAATAAATGGGGTAGGGTTATTTACAAATCAGGCGCAAAATTAGAGTAG
- a CDS encoding disulfide bond formation protein B — MSKQSFLSLAGLGNQLALAAIIGMLSYAFVDQLYFGELPCPLCLMQRMGFAIIGFALVLNIRCGAHSAHYGWGIIGGLVGMMVSLRQVLLHVLPGDKGFGATFLELHFYTWAFVAYLGLIAGLAILLMLPNREVRSRSLFANTLIILFIVLVFANLASTLLECGIGPCADDPVKYEGWIWLRTRFGF; from the coding sequence ATGAGTAAGCAATCTTTTCTATCTTTGGCAGGTCTTGGTAATCAGCTGGCTTTGGCTGCGATTATTGGGATGTTGTCTTATGCCTTTGTCGATCAACTGTATTTTGGTGAATTACCATGCCCACTCTGTCTTATGCAGCGTATGGGTTTTGCGATTATCGGCTTTGCACTGGTACTCAATATTCGTTGTGGAGCGCATTCTGCTCACTACGGCTGGGGCATTATCGGTGGCTTAGTAGGTATGATGGTTTCATTACGCCAAGTGCTCTTGCATGTGTTGCCAGGAGATAAAGGATTTGGCGCCACCTTTTTAGAGCTGCACTTTTACACCTGGGCTTTTGTGGCTTACCTCGGCCTCATTGCAGGGCTGGCGATTTTATTGATGCTACCCAACCGAGAAGTGCGCTCGCGTTCACTGTTTGCCAATACATTAATCATTCTATTTATTGTTCTAGTCTTTGCTAACCTAGCTTCCACTCTGTTGGAATGCGGCATTGGTCCTTGTGCTGACGATCCCGTTAAATATGAGGGATGGATTTGGTTGCGTACGCGTTTTGGTTTTTAA
- a CDS encoding DUF5993 family protein, whose product MYMFLPFLTAFIGLVLVWFEKRLAGLFVLAITVSILMFWFRIHANSHLNLNF is encoded by the coding sequence ATGTATATGTTTCTACCTTTCCTGACAGCCTTTATCGGTCTTGTCCTTGTATGGTTTGAGAAACGTCTGGCAGGCCTCTTTGTACTTGCTATCACCGTCAGCATTTTGATGTTCTGGTTTCGCATTCATGCCAACAGTCACCTCAATCTCAATTTCTAA
- a CDS encoding enoyl-CoA hydratase/isomerase family protein, producing MKSTPPCIDLKLDGSIARITFNNPAARNALTWPMYEELQRICNAIANTPEIRVAIFRGAGDKAFVSGSDIQQFVDLQKDEAYEVAVDAIFQALQHLPIPTIALIEGLAVGSGLLIATACDFRISTDDARFGIPVAKTLGNCLSPSNLSWIASHLGVTIVKRMLLTAELIKAPELHNSGYLYQTTTPDAITEATEILASKLAALAPITQKASKVTLARLMESNLPDCTELMRETYNSVDFKEGVNAFLEGRPPQWLGK from the coding sequence ATGAAATCCACCCCACCTTGCATTGACCTAAAGCTGGATGGGTCTATTGCTCGAATTACCTTCAATAATCCTGCTGCACGTAATGCCTTAACGTGGCCTATGTATGAAGAACTCCAGCGTATTTGCAATGCGATAGCGAATACGCCAGAGATTAGGGTAGCTATTTTTAGAGGTGCCGGTGATAAAGCTTTTGTGTCAGGCAGCGACATACAGCAATTTGTAGATCTCCAAAAAGATGAGGCCTATGAAGTTGCAGTGGATGCTATTTTTCAGGCTCTCCAACATTTGCCGATTCCGACAATTGCACTCATCGAAGGATTGGCGGTGGGTAGCGGGCTACTGATTGCTACCGCATGTGATTTCAGAATATCGACTGATGATGCGCGCTTTGGTATTCCAGTCGCCAAGACTTTAGGTAACTGCCTATCGCCTAGCAATCTATCTTGGATCGCTTCTCACTTAGGCGTCACAATAGTAAAGCGCATGTTACTGACTGCAGAACTCATTAAGGCACCCGAGTTACATAACTCAGGCTACCTTTATCAAACCACTACCCCTGATGCCATTACAGAAGCAACTGAGATCTTGGCTAGTAAATTAGCGGCACTCGCACCAATTACACAAAAGGCGAGCAAAGTCACTTTGGCACGCTTGATGGAAAGCAACTTACCGGATTGCACTGAACTCATGAGAGAGACGTACAACAGCGTCGACTTCAAAGAAGGAGTGAATGCCTTCCTTGAAGGACGCCCGCCTCAGTGGCTTGGTAAGTAA
- a CDS encoding alpha/beta fold hydrolase, producing MKIKTLGIALVMCVGGVFLSACTSVDQPKVETPPPSRYANASPLDLRLSAWPYPYPTKEFKTSLQGQSATMVYMDVPAVGAQKGVVVLFHGKNFSSDYWAPTIKGLTTAGYRVIAPDQIGFGKSSKPDVAYHFDDLAQNTQALLKSLGVNKTSVIANSMGGMVGIRFARLYPKTVQKMILENPLGLEDYSKDIPPQTNDNLLKLEMAQTETSYRRFLQSYFPVWQPSFEQFVEVYVRIQKGPDYPAYAKTSVLTYQMIAEKPVVGDLPQLKMPVLLVIGQKDRTVFGRRFAPPEAVKSLGNYPELGRKAAQVIPNAKLVPLDNVGHIPHIEVPDVFVQTVVDFLNSKS from the coding sequence ATGAAAATAAAGACACTGGGAATTGCTTTGGTGATGTGCGTCGGTGGAGTCTTCCTCTCGGCTTGTACATCGGTTGATCAGCCCAAAGTGGAAACGCCACCACCCAGTCGCTATGCCAATGCAAGTCCTTTAGATTTACGCCTCAGTGCTTGGCCCTATCCTTATCCCACTAAAGAATTTAAAACCTCTCTTCAAGGCCAGTCTGCCACCATGGTTTATATGGATGTGCCTGCAGTGGGTGCGCAGAAGGGTGTAGTGGTTTTGTTTCATGGGAAGAATTTCTCAAGTGATTATTGGGCACCTACGATTAAAGGATTGACTACGGCAGGCTATCGAGTCATTGCTCCTGATCAGATTGGCTTTGGCAAATCTTCCAAACCAGATGTCGCATATCACTTTGATGATCTTGCCCAGAACACGCAAGCCCTATTGAAATCACTCGGAGTCAACAAGACTTCAGTAATCGCCAATTCGATGGGTGGCATGGTGGGCATTCGGTTTGCCCGCCTTTATCCTAAAACTGTCCAGAAAATGATCTTGGAAAATCCATTGGGTCTTGAGGACTACAGTAAAGACATTCCGCCACAAACGAATGACAACTTACTGAAGTTGGAGATGGCGCAAACAGAAACCAGTTACCGCCGTTTCTTGCAATCGTATTTTCCAGTATGGCAGCCAAGCTTTGAGCAGTTTGTGGAGGTATATGTCAGGATTCAAAAAGGACCTGACTACCCAGCCTATGCAAAGACCTCAGTATTAACTTATCAGATGATTGCTGAAAAGCCTGTAGTGGGCGACTTGCCTCAACTGAAGATGCCGGTACTACTAGTGATTGGCCAGAAAGATAGAACGGTATTTGGTCGCCGCTTTGCTCCGCCTGAAGCGGTGAAGTCCTTGGGTAATTATCCTGAGCTAGGTCGTAAAGCGGCGCAGGTGATTCCGAATGCCAAGTTAGTGCCTTTGGATAATGTCGGACACATACCCCATATTGAAGTGCCAGATGTTTTTGTGCAGACGGTAGTGGATTTCTTAAACTCGAAATCCTAA